AGATGCTGTTGAGAAGCTGCGGCGTCACGGCATTCGTGTCTGCACCCATATCATTCACGGTCTCCCACAGGAGACGCATGAAATGATGCTCGAAACGGTATCTGCTGTGGCTCGCATGGATGTGCAAGGAATTAAGATTCACCTTCTGCATCTCATGCGTAAAACACCAATGGTGAAGCAATACGAAGCTGGTTTGCTACGATTCATGGAGCAGGACGAGTATGTGAAGCTGATTGCCGATTCACTGGAAATTCTGCCACCCGAGATGATTGTGCACCGTCTGACTGGGGACGCGCCTCGTGATCTTTTAGTCGGTCCGATGTGGAGTCTCAAGAAGTGGGAAGTGCTAAATGCCATTGACGATGAGCTTGTAGCTCGTGATACTTGGCAGGGTAAGTATTGGAGGAAGAGCTAATGGGCTTTATGTCCGTTCTAAGCTTTGCTCATAAATTAATCTCTGAGCGACTGACCCTAGGTGACCGAGCGATTGATGCTACTGTAGGTACAGGTGCTGATACGCTCTTTCTAGCCAAAACTACTGGAGCTCGCGGGGAAGTCTACGGCTTCGACATCCAAGCTGCGGCGCTGAAGCTGGCTGAAGAGCGTCTGAGGCTTGCAAGGGAAGAAACTTCCTCGCTCTCTGCCGTCACCTTGCTGGAACGTAGTCACGCCGAAATGGCAGAAGCTGTCCCAGCAATCTGGCATGGCACCGTCGGTGCGGTAATGTTCAATCTTGGCTACTTGCCTTCAGGCGATGCCGACAAGAATATCATTACTCAGCCGGACAGCTCTATTGCAGCCTTGGAGGCTTCCCTCCAGTTACTGCGTCCAGGGGGGATCATTACGGCTGTTCTTTATCCCGGCCATGCAGGCGGGGATAAAGAAGCCGCTACTGTTGAATCATGGGCAGCACAAGTATCCCCTCTAGTGGCGCAGAGCATTGTTTATCGCCAGCTGCAGCGCACGGATTCACCTTATGTAATTGCGCTCGAGAAGAAAAAAAAGAGTCCCCTTTAAAACTGTAAGTAATCAAACCATCAAATATTGGGAAGGAAGATATGTTAATGACACAACCATATCCTTTGAAATTTCAACCGGAGTTTAAAGAACGTGTGTGGGGAGGCCGCGCGCTGGAGAAATTCGGCCTAGATCTGCCAGAGGGACATATTGGTGAAGGCTGGATGATCGCCGATCACCCAAATGGCACATCTTCGGTGGTAAACGGAGAGTTAGCCGGTCAAGGCTTGGATCAAATTCGTGAACAGTTCGGCCATGAATGGTTCGGAAGCAAAGGGATTTCAGAGGCGGGCGGAAGATTCCCTCTACTAATCAAATTGCTGGATTGCAACGACAATCTTTCCATACAAGTCCACCCTACAGATGATTATGAGGGATTGCCAAAAGGTGAACTGGGCAAAACAGAGATGTGGTACGTGTTAGATGCTAAGCCAGGTGCCAAGATCATCTATGGTCTTAAAGATGGCGTGGATCGTGAAACATTACGCGAAGCACTGGAAAAAGGCACCGTTATGGATAGCCTTCAGGAAGTATCCGTCTCCGCAGGAGACTCGTTCTATATCCCAGCCGGAACCGTTCATGCGCTATGCGCTGGTGTCGTTGTAGCAGAGATTCAGCAGAATTCCGACACTACATATCGCATTTATGACTATGACCGTCCAGGTCTGGACGGAAAGCCACGCGAGCTTCATATCGAAGATTCACTTAATGTTACGGCCTATGAAGGCGCCGGAGCTACTTCGATGAAGACAGATAACGCAGTCCCTGGAGAGTGGCTGCAACTTGCCGCTTCGCCATATTTCATCGTAGAAAAAGGAATCGTAAATGGTTCATGGGGCCTCACCACTACAGAAGACAGCTTCACTATTCTGGTAATCTGTGAAGGCAGCGGACATCTTACTTGGGATGGCGGATCCCAGCCTTATGCCGCAGGGGAATGCTATCTGATTCCTTCCAGCCTCGGCCGTTACGCTATCGAAGGTCATTCTACTGTGCTTCGCTCTTATTTACCATAAGTCGAGAACCTTTAGGAGGAATGGACCATGAAGGAGAATAGCTTTACCCTAACGGATCCCATAGGTGTAACTATCCATGTCTATGAATGGTTACCTGAGCCCGATGTTCCAGTTAGGGGAATCGTGCAAATTTCGCATGGCATGTGTGAAACAGCTGCTCGTTATGCTCGTTTTGCGGAAGCATTAACCGGAGTGGGTTATGCAGTATATGCCAATGACCATCGGGGACATGGTAAAACCGCTGGTCAGGTCAATCTGCTTGGAGACGTTGGTGAGAACGGATTTTATTGGATGCGGCGTAATCTCCTTCAAGTCGCTGCCACAGCGCTTTCTAGACATGAAGGAAAGCCCATCATTCTATTCGCTCATAGCATGGGCTCCTTTCTGGCCCAAAAGCTGATGTGTGAAGAAGGAAACGAAATCTATGCAGGGTTTATCCTAAGCGGTACGAATGGTCCACGTGGGATGCTCCGCCTTGGTGAATCTCTTGCTAGTGCACAGCTTAAGTTAAAGGGCGATCATCACCGCAGTGTCCTGCTGAATAGCTTGGTATTCGGCAGTTACAACCGTGCCTTTTCTCCGGTAAGAACAGCCTATGACTGGCTGAGCAGTGATACCGCGGAAGTAGACAAGTTTATTTCCGATCCATTCTGCGGAGCTATTTGTACGACACGCTTTTTCCGTGATTTCTTCCACCTTCTTAGGGAAATCCATTCTGAGGAGTCTTTGTCTACATTATGTAAAGACAAGCCTATTTATATTTTCGCTGGCGATAAGGATCCCGTTGGAATGAATGGTCAGGGTATTCTCCGACTTGCGGAGTTGTATAAGAAACGAGGGATCTCGGACGTAGAGCATCGGCTCTACCCAGGAGGCAGACATGAAATGCTTAATGAGGTGGACCGGGATCAAGTTACAGCTGATGTACTCAGCTGGCTAGACCAGCATCTTCCTTCAGAGGTTACGACTACAAGTTAAGAGAACAAACAGGGGTGTCCCAACTAGCCATTTCACGGCTTTTGGGACACCCCTTATTTTTGATTAGGATAAACATTGGCACTTGGTGTGGGAGCCCCACGAACAGACCGTTGTTCCAATCGCTGTTGTCTCCAGATTTTATTTATTTCCCTTAGCGGTGAAAATCTGGAGACAACGGCGAACGCTCCGCTTTTCCACAATCAGTCTGTTCGCTCCGCTTCTTTGAGCAGAAAGTTTCTACAATCAAAAAAACGTAGGAACGCAAACTTACCAGCTTCCGCAGCATTTTCGCAAACGAAAGCATTACAACCGCTCGCGCCACATTAGGCATACCTGATACACAGCACTTACGGTCTCAGAAGAAGCTATTTGCTCATTTTTAGCCTTTGGAGCTTGATTTCGGACTCCAGTGCAGCTATTCCTTCGAAAGAAGCTCATTTTCACTGGTTTTCGTGCTAATAGCGACTATGGAGTCCGTTAGATGAACAAATGTGGGGAAATCTCGCTTTTAAGGTCATCTGGGTCCGATAGCGCTAAGGCATCTGGATCCGTTAGGACTATGTCATCACCATTCTCCGGCGCTTACGGACCCAGATGAAGCTATTTGCTCACTTTTAGGCTTTTTAGCTTGGTTTCGGACTCCAGTGCAGCTATTCCTTCGAAAGCAGCTCATTTTCACTGGTTTTTGTGCTAATAGTGACTATGGAGTCCGTAAACATCGCAAATGTGGGGAAATCTCGCTTTTAAGGTCATCTGGGTCCGATAGCGCTAAGGCATCTGGATCCGTTAGGACTATGTCATCACCATTCTCCAGCACTTTCGGACCCAGATGAAGCTATTTGCTCATTTTTAGCCTTTTCAGCTTGATTTCGGACTCCAGTACAGCTATTCCTTCGAAAGAAGCTCATTTTCACTGGTTTTCGTGCTAATAGCGACTATGGAGTCCGTTAGATGAACAAATGTGGGGAAATCTCGCTTTTAAGGTCATCTGGGTCCGATAGCGCTGAGTCATCACCATTCTCCACCACTTTCGGACCCAGATGATGCTATTCGCTCATTTTTAGCCTTTGGAGCTTGATTTCGGACTCCAGTGCAGCTATTCCTTCGAAAGAAGCTCATTTTCACTGGTTTTCGTGCTAATAGCGACTATGGAGTCCGTAAACATCGCAAATGTGGGGAAATCTCGCTTTTAAGGTCATTTGGGTCCGATAGCGCTAAGGCATCACCATGCTCCAACACTTGCGGACTCAGATGAAGCTATTCGCTCATTTTCAGGCTTTTTAGCTTGGTTTCGGACTCCAGTGCAGCTATTCCTTCGAAAGAGGTGCATATTTAGTGTTTTTCGCGCTAATAGCGACTATGGAGTCCGTTAGATGAACAAATGTGTTGAATTCTCGCATTTAAGGTCATCTGGATCCGATAGCGCTAAGGCATCTGGATCCGTTAGGACTATGTCATCACCATTCTCCACCACTTACGGACTCAGATGATGCTATTCGCTCATTTTCAGGCTTTTTAGCTTGGTTTCGGACTCCAGTGCAGCTATTCCTTCGAAAGAGGTGCATATTTAGTGTTTTTCGCGCTAATAGCGACTATGGAGTCCTTTAGATAACAAATGTGGGGAAATCTCGCTATTAAGGTCATCTGGATCCGATAGCGCTAAGGCATCTGGCCGATAACGCTAAGTTCTCTTAGTCCGATAGCATTAAGAGTATCACTATCCTCCAACACTTGCGAATTCAGACGACGCTCGTGCATAAAGCAAAAAAATAGACCGCCCCAAAGGAACGGTCTATCCTCCAAACTCAATCACCCTATCACAAAGGCAGCGTATAGTATTGAGCGCGTTGACTTTCGTTCTGCTGGTACATCACGATTAGCAGCGTGCGGCCTTCTCGAACGGAAGAAGGTTCAGCTACGGCTACAGCCGAACTTGTAGTTTGGACACACTCTTCTAAACCACTATCTGTGACTCCCTGTAATAGCGACTCTGTAGAGGATACAGTCCCGTCGTTAGCATTGTCAGCTTCAACTTCAGCTTCCTCTGAACCTCCATCTGCCCGCAGACCGCTGATTGATTCCAGCACCGCTTCTAGTGAGAACGGCAGCACTTCAAGTACCGTATACTTTTGCAGCTCTCTTTCACTGAGTCCGGCTTCTGCCAATTGGGCAGAGATTTGTCCCGGATTAGCAGCGATATCCTTCAAGTAACTCGACCAATCCGACTTATCCAGCACGAAATCCCACCAGATTTTGCGAGGCTTATACTTGTGTCCTAGGAAATAATCAAGCTTCATCAACCCAGTAATAATATCCATAGACGGTGTCCCACGATCTATCAAGAAAGACTGCAAACGCGTAAAGAGATCTTCCAGCTGATGCCCAATCTTTTGCCAGCCTCTCTCCTCCCAGTAGTCACCGAACTCCTGAAAGAAATCGAATGGTGAATCAAACACGTGACGGATCAAGTATTTGGCCGTATGATCCATCCGGTGGCTGTTCCAGTATTTCTCCAGCACATCCTCAAGCCGCTTCAAACGGATAATATCCGAGAAGGTCATCATATGACTGCTAAGAATTTCGTAAGGGGCATGTTCCATATACGTGTACTCGTATTTTGCCGCCTGTGCACGCAGACCCGTCCCGCGGAGCATTTTGAGGAATCCGAGCTGCAGCTCTTCCGGCTCCATGACGAATACATCATTAAACGTTTTGCGGAAGGTGGTGTAATCCTCCATTGGAAGCCCCGCGATCAAATCTAGATGCTGGTCAATATTGCGACTTTCCTTGATCTTCATTACTGTACGGGACAGCTTCTTGAAATTCTGGCGACGTTTAACGAGCTCATTCGTCTCATCATTCGTAGACTGTACACCAATCTCAAATCTAAAGATACCCGGAGGCGCATTCTTCGACAGGAAATCAAGAACCTCCGGCCGCATAATATCTGCTGTGATTTCGAACTGAAACACGCAGCCTTGATGATTATCAATCAGAAATTGAAACATTTCCATCGCATAGTTACGGTTAATGTTGAAGGTGCGGTCTAGGAATTTAATGATTTTTGCACCATTTTCAATTAAGTAGAGAAGATCAGACTTCACGCGTTCAATATCATAATAACGCACGCCTACCTCAATACTGGATAAACAGAACTGACAGTTAAAAGGACAACCACGGCTCGTCTCAAAATAAACAATACGTTTACTCAAATCTGGAATATCCTCAGGAAAACGATGCGGTGTAGGCAGCGTATTTAGATCGCTTTTGGGACGAGGTGGATTAACAATGATCTCTTCGCCCTTGCGATAAGCGGCTCCATACACAAAGTGGAACTTGCGATCATCCCGTAGCTCCTGCAGCAGATGGTGAAAAGTCTCTTCTCCATCTCCGTTGACTATAAAATCAATACGAGCTTCTCTTTTCATCCAATGGAGCGGCTCATAAGAAACCTCCGGTCCTCCGAGAACAATCGTAACTTCAGGCATCACTTGCTTAAGGATACCCACTAGCTTGAGTGTCTCTTCGATATTCCAGATATAACAGGAGAAGCCAATCACATCGGGCTGCTTCTGAAACAAGTCGGACACGATATTCATCACCGGATCTTTGATGGTGTACTCAGCCAAATGAATATCATTGAATTCATGCTCACTATATGCTTTTAGCAATCGGATCGCCAGTGAGGTATGGATGTATTTGGCGTTTAATGTGGACAGGATGATTTTCATGCTACACGACCTTTTCTACATTTCATTTTGAAAAAACTCCAGGAATGCCTTACCGTACTTCCTGTATTTCACTTCCCCTACGCCCTTCACTCTCAGCATTTCCGCTTCGGTCTGTGGACAAACCACACTCATCTCACGAAGCGTTGCATCATTAAAAATAATATAAGACGGCACATGCTCTCGGCCCGCCAATTCTCGCCGGATTAGACGGAGCTGCTCGAAGACGGTCTCATTGACCGCCGAAGGTGACAGGTCATGCCCGCGACTACGAACTCGTGTACCGGATGCCGCACCTGCTCGTGATGGCCGCGCCACTCGCTGCATGACCTCACGCTGTCCGCGCAGCACCTCAGCAGCCAAAGGCTGGAGCCGTACTACGGGATATTGTCCTTCCGACAAAGCAAGATATCCTTCAGAGATAAGCACATTGATGCTCTCCGAGATCTCTTTCTCCGTCCGGCTGGACATCGCACCGTGAGTCGGCAGCTTATCAAAGCCATACTGCATCACCTTCTGATTGCGAGAACCTTTAAGCACAGAAGCCACCAACGCTACTCCATAACGTTCCCGCATACGGTGGATGCAGGAGAATATTTTCTGTGCATCAACGGTCATATCTACAAGCTCTCGTTCATCTGTACACGAGCTGCAAATCCCACAGGGCTTGTCCCCATGTGCCTCGCCAAAATAATCCAGCTGAGCACTCCGCAAACAGCGGGTAGTATAGCAATAATCAATCATTTGCTGAAGCTTGCGATATTCGTTAGCTTTGCGGTCCGTATCTTGCGGATTCTGCTCGATCAGAAACTTCTGCGTCATAATATCCTGCGCACTAAAAAGCAGGATACATTCACTAGGCTCTCCGTCACGTCCAGCACGACCTGCTTCCTGAACATAAGCTTCCATGTTTTTTGGCATATTGTAATGAATTACGTAGCGGACATTGGATTTATCAATCCCCATCCCAAAAGCATTCGTGGCCACCATGACCCGGATATCGTCATATAGGAAGCCTTCTTGACTATCTGCCCGCTCCTGATCATTCATACCCGCGTGATAGCGGCCTGCTGCTATTCCAGAAGCTTGCAGTCTCTGATATAGATCATCCACTTCTTTGCGGGTAGCCGCATATACAATTCCCGGCTGGTGAGAATGCGTCGCTGTGTAGTCCATGACGAACTCCCGCTTGTTCTCTCCACGTAGCACGGACATTGCTAGATTATCTCTTCCGAGTCCAGTCATGAAAATACCTGGCTCGCGCAAACGCAGCAGCCGAACCATATCCTCCATAACCTCTGGCGTTGCCGTCGCCGTAAATGCAGCCAAAATAGGCCGCTCTGGCAGCTCGTTCACAAATGGTGATACCGACAGATAGCTTGTGCGGAAATCATGCCCCCACTGAGATACACAGTGTGCCTCATCCACAGCCACGCAGGAAATGGACAATTCAGCCATCTCCAGTCGGAACCAGTCAAGCTCTAGCCTTTCGGGCGCAACATATAGCAGCTTCAAATCGCCCCGGCGGGCAGCCCGAATCCGCTCATTCACTTCTTTTCCGCTCAATGTGCTATTAATAAAGGCTGCCGGAATACCTGCCGTGGTTAACGCGTCCACTTGGTCTTTCATCAGTGAGATCAACGGTGAGATCACCAGTGTCAGCCCGGGTAGCAGCAGTGCAGGAACCTGGTAGCAGATCGATTTCCCGCCCCCTGTAGGTAAAATCCCCAGCGTATCGCGACCCTCCAGCAAGTTCTGAACAATCTTTTTCTGGCCATCCCGAAAGTCTGGATAACCGTAATATTTTTGCAGTTCAGCCTGCGCCTGTTCAATAGTAGGTGCTTGCATCTTCATATCTCTCATAACTCCTTAGGCGTTTCTATCTTTAGTTTAGCGGTCAATGGTGTAATGAGCAACACTCTTGAAGTCGTCCTTCCATTTCTTGTTTTGGAAAATTTACATAAAAGGACTTCTTTTGAGCCAAGCTTTAAAAATCGCCATTCTATAGGAAAGAGGAACAACCGTGCAAAATTGGAA
This window of the Paenibacillus sp. FSL R10-2734 genome carries:
- the recQ gene encoding DNA helicase RecQ, with product MKMQAPTIEQAQAELQKYYGYPDFRDGQKKIVQNLLEGRDTLGILPTGGGKSICYQVPALLLPGLTLVISPLISLMKDQVDALTTAGIPAAFINSTLSGKEVNERIRAARRGDLKLLYVAPERLELDWFRLEMAELSISCVAVDEAHCVSQWGHDFRTSYLSVSPFVNELPERPILAAFTATATPEVMEDMVRLLRLREPGIFMTGLGRDNLAMSVLRGENKREFVMDYTATHSHQPGIVYAATRKEVDDLYQRLQASGIAAGRYHAGMNDQERADSQEGFLYDDIRVMVATNAFGMGIDKSNVRYVIHYNMPKNMEAYVQEAGRAGRDGEPSECILLFSAQDIMTQKFLIEQNPQDTDRKANEYRKLQQMIDYCYTTRCLRSAQLDYFGEAHGDKPCGICSSCTDERELVDMTVDAQKIFSCIHRMRERYGVALVASVLKGSRNQKVMQYGFDKLPTHGAMSSRTEKEISESINVLISEGYLALSEGQYPVVRLQPLAAEVLRGQREVMQRVARPSRAGAASGTRVRSRGHDLSPSAVNETVFEQLRLIRRELAGREHVPSYIIFNDATLREMSVVCPQTEAEMLRVKGVGEVKYRKYGKAFLEFFQNEM
- a CDS encoding type I phosphomannose isomerase catalytic subunit — translated: MTQPYPLKFQPEFKERVWGGRALEKFGLDLPEGHIGEGWMIADHPNGTSSVVNGELAGQGLDQIREQFGHEWFGSKGISEAGGRFPLLIKLLDCNDNLSIQVHPTDDYEGLPKGELGKTEMWYVLDAKPGAKIIYGLKDGVDRETLREALEKGTVMDSLQEVSVSAGDSFYIPAGTVHALCAGVVVAEIQQNSDTTYRIYDYDRPGLDGKPRELHIEDSLNVTAYEGAGATSMKTDNAVPGEWLQLAASPYFIVEKGIVNGSWGLTTTEDSFTILVICEGSGHLTWDGGSQPYAAGECYLIPSSLGRYAIEGHSTVLRSYLP
- a CDS encoding B12-binding domain-containing radical SAM protein, whose protein sequence is MKIILSTLNAKYIHTSLAIRLLKAYSEHEFNDIHLAEYTIKDPVMNIVSDLFQKQPDVIGFSCYIWNIEETLKLVGILKQVMPEVTIVLGGPEVSYEPLHWMKREARIDFIVNGDGEETFHHLLQELRDDRKFHFVYGAAYRKGEEIIVNPPRPKSDLNTLPTPHRFPEDIPDLSKRIVYFETSRGCPFNCQFCLSSIEVGVRYYDIERVKSDLLYLIENGAKIIKFLDRTFNINRNYAMEMFQFLIDNHQGCVFQFEITADIMRPEVLDFLSKNAPPGIFRFEIGVQSTNDETNELVKRRQNFKKLSRTVMKIKESRNIDQHLDLIAGLPMEDYTTFRKTFNDVFVMEPEELQLGFLKMLRGTGLRAQAAKYEYTYMEHAPYEILSSHMMTFSDIIRLKRLEDVLEKYWNSHRMDHTAKYLIRHVFDSPFDFFQEFGDYWEERGWQKIGHQLEDLFTRLQSFLIDRGTPSMDIITGLMKLDYFLGHKYKPRKIWWDFVLDKSDWSSYLKDIAANPGQISAQLAEAGLSERELQKYTVLEVLPFSLEAVLESISGLRADGGSEEAEVEADNANDGTVSSTESLLQGVTDSGLEECVQTTSSAVAVAEPSSVREGRTLLIVMYQQNESQRAQYYTLPL
- a CDS encoding alpha/beta hydrolase: MKENSFTLTDPIGVTIHVYEWLPEPDVPVRGIVQISHGMCETAARYARFAEALTGVGYAVYANDHRGHGKTAGQVNLLGDVGENGFYWMRRNLLQVAATALSRHEGKPIILFAHSMGSFLAQKLMCEEGNEIYAGFILSGTNGPRGMLRLGESLASAQLKLKGDHHRSVLLNSLVFGSYNRAFSPVRTAYDWLSSDTAEVDKFISDPFCGAICTTRFFRDFFHLLREIHSEESLSTLCKDKPIYIFAGDKDPVGMNGQGILRLAELYKKRGISDVEHRLYPGGRHEMLNEVDRDQVTADVLSWLDQHLPSEVTTTS
- a CDS encoding class I SAM-dependent methyltransferase; this encodes MGFMSVLSFAHKLISERLTLGDRAIDATVGTGADTLFLAKTTGARGEVYGFDIQAAALKLAEERLRLAREETSSLSAVTLLERSHAEMAEAVPAIWHGTVGAVMFNLGYLPSGDADKNIITQPDSSIAALEASLQLLRPGGIITAVLYPGHAGGDKEAATVESWAAQVSPLVAQSIVYRQLQRTDSPYVIALEKKKKSPL